From Pararhodobacter zhoushanensis, the proteins below share one genomic window:
- a CDS encoding DUF1127 domain-containing protein produces MAYASTQQTRGFGLFGQIASAFGSLSAAWTRSRVYVRTYNELNALTTRELADLGISRSMITRLAYEAAYGRDV; encoded by the coding sequence ATGGCATACGCATCAACCCAGCAGACCCGCGGCTTTGGCCTCTTTGGCCAGATCGCTTCGGCTTTCGGTTCGCTGAGCGCCGCTTGGACCCGCTCGCGCGTTTATGTTCGCACCTACAACGAACTGAACGCACTGACCACCCGCGAGCTGGCCGATCTGGGCATCAGCCGCAGCATGATCACCCGCCTGGCTTACGAAGCAGCCTACGGCCGCGACGTCTAA
- a CDS encoding Mrp/NBP35 family ATP-binding protein, translating to MSSSSAPTREEILAALKGVALPKGGDLVSADLIRALVVDGGAVRFVIEAETADEARALDPVRAEAERVVAALPGVARVSVAMTAHGPAPKQQAPKGEAPSLSIGRHPTPGPSVVPGVKRIIAVGSGKGGVGKSTVSANLAVAMAREGWRVGLVDADIYGPSQPRMMGVSKRPASPDGKTIIPPVAHGVRVISIGLMLPEDQALIWRGPMLMGALQQLMTQVAWGDLDALIIDMPPGTGDVQMTLCQKFDVTGAIVVSTPQDVALLDARRALNAFSTLKTPVIGLIENMSTFICPNCGHEEHIFGDGGVAREAEKTGIPFLGSLPLTLEVRLSGDGGVPVAATDSAVAESYRRIARGLMAQLA from the coding sequence ATGTCATCCAGCTCGGCGCCGACGCGCGAAGAGATTCTTGCAGCCCTGAAGGGCGTGGCGCTGCCGAAGGGCGGTGATCTGGTCAGTGCCGATTTGATTCGGGCGCTGGTCGTCGATGGCGGCGCGGTGCGCTTTGTGATCGAGGCCGAGACGGCTGACGAGGCCCGCGCGCTGGATCCGGTGCGCGCAGAGGCCGAGCGTGTCGTGGCGGCATTGCCCGGCGTGGCGCGGGTATCGGTGGCGATGACGGCGCATGGCCCGGCGCCCAAGCAGCAAGCGCCCAAGGGTGAGGCCCCTTCGCTCAGCATCGGTCGTCACCCGACGCCCGGCCCGTCGGTGGTGCCCGGCGTCAAGCGGATCATCGCCGTCGGCTCGGGCAAGGGCGGGGTGGGCAAGTCCACCGTGTCCGCCAACCTTGCCGTGGCGATGGCGCGCGAGGGCTGGCGCGTGGGTCTGGTCGATGCCGATATCTACGGCCCCAGCCAGCCGCGCATGATGGGCGTGTCCAAGCGACCGGCCTCGCCCGATGGCAAAACGATCATTCCGCCGGTGGCGCATGGCGTGCGGGTGATCTCGATCGGGCTGATGCTGCCCGAGGATCAGGCGTTGATCTGGCGCGGTCCGATGCTGATGGGCGCGTTGCAACAGTTGATGACGCAGGTGGCATGGGGCGATCTGGATGCGCTGATCATCGACATGCCGCCGGGGACTGGGGATGTGCAGATGACGCTGTGCCAGAAGTTCGACGTGACCGGCGCAATTGTGGTGTCGACGCCGCAGGACGTGGCGCTTCTGGATGCGCGCCGGGCGCTGAACGCGTTCTCCACGCTGAAAACGCCGGTGATCGGGCTGATCGAGAACATGTCGACCTTCATCTGCCCCAACTGCGGCCATGAGGAGCATATCTTCGGCGACGGTGGCGTTGCGCGCGAGGCCGAGAAGACCGGCATCCCGTTCCTTGGCTCGCTGCCGTTGACGCTGGAGGTCAGGCTGTCGGGGGATGGCGGTGTCCCCGTGGCGGCCACGGACAGCGCCGTTGCTGAAAGCTATCGGCGGATCGCGCGGGGGCTGATGGCGCAACTGGCCTGA
- a CDS encoding DUF1330 domain-containing protein — MPKALWIAHVEVTDAEAYGRYAKLAGPAIAAFNGKFIARGGRYETLEGADRARHVVAVFSSLEEGAACYRSDAYQEALSHARGASVRDLVVVELVDDAEL, encoded by the coding sequence ATGCCCAAAGCCCTGTGGATCGCCCATGTCGAAGTCACCGACGCCGAGGCTTATGGCCGCTACGCCAAGCTCGCCGGCCCGGCAATCGCGGCGTTCAACGGCAAGTTCATCGCCCGCGGCGGGCGCTATGAAACGCTGGAAGGCGCAGACCGCGCGCGGCACGTGGTCGCGGTGTTCTCCTCGCTGGAAGAGGGCGCGGCCTGCTACCGCTCGGACGCGTATCAAGAGGCGCTGAGCCACGCGCGCGGCGCATCGGTGCGCGATCTGGTCGTGGTCGAACTGGTCGACGACGCGGAGCTCTGA
- a CDS encoding fatty acid desaturase: MTHSDFLSALPPATRAALTHRSPTAGLWHLAGHGGVIMVLGALIAIGVPGWWLLMPLQGIALVFLFTLEHECTHKTPFASDRLCDRVGAVTGALILNPFTWFRYFHLAHHRFTNQPGDPELDSPKPETRAQWLWHVSGLPLWGASIRLILRLAAGREHPAYLPARARAKAEREARLLLAVYALAALTLLWSPLILWLWVVPLLLGQPFLRLYLLAEHGDCPQVADMFANTRTTFTTALVRFFAWNMPYHAEHHVFPAVPFDKLPALHQQMREHLRVTAAGYVAFSQAYLARRR; encoded by the coding sequence ATGACCCACAGTGATTTCCTGAGCGCCTTGCCGCCCGCGACCCGTGCCGCCCTGACCCATCGCTCGCCCACGGCGGGCTTGTGGCATCTGGCCGGGCATGGCGGGGTGATCATGGTGTTGGGCGCGCTGATTGCCATCGGTGTGCCGGGGTGGTGGCTGCTCATGCCGCTGCAGGGGATCGCGCTGGTCTTCCTGTTCACGCTGGAACATGAATGCACGCACAAGACCCCCTTTGCCAGCGATCGCTTATGCGACCGGGTGGGGGCGGTGACCGGGGCGTTGATCCTCAACCCCTTCACATGGTTTCGCTATTTCCATCTGGCGCATCACCGCTTCACCAACCAGCCCGGCGACCCCGAGCTGGACAGCCCCAAGCCCGAAACCCGCGCGCAGTGGCTCTGGCATGTGTCGGGCCTGCCGCTGTGGGGCGCGTCGATCCGGCTGATCCTGCGGCTGGCGGCGGGGCGCGAGCATCCCGCCTATCTGCCCGCCCGCGCCCGTGCGAAGGCCGAGCGTGAGGCGCGGCTGTTGCTGGCGGTCTATGCGCTGGCGGCGCTGACCCTGCTGTGGTCGCCGCTGATCCTGTGGCTGTGGGTCGTCCCGCTGCTGTTGGGCCAGCCGTTCCTGCGCCTGTACCTGCTGGCCGAGCATGGCGATTGCCCCCAGGTTGCCGACATGTTCGCCAATACGCGCACGACGTTCACCACCGCGCTGGTGCGGTTTTTTGCGTGGAACATGCCGTATCACGCCGAACATCACGTGTTTCCCGCCGTGCCCTTTGACAAGCTGCCCGCCTTGCATCAACAGATGCGCGAGCATTTGCGGGTGACGGCGGCGGGCTATGTCGCGTTTTCGCAGGCCTATCTGGCGCGCCGTCGCTGA
- a CDS encoding Lrp/AsnC family transcriptional regulator: MILDDTDRRILAVLQRDTSLPLDDIGAAVNLSRNAVWRRIRLLEESGVIRARVALLDAEKLGLGLIVFLMVRTNDHRPGWLARFAKATRDMPEILGAYRMTGDLDYLIRARVADVKAYDALYQQLTRRVDLADVSASFVMEELKDTTALPL, encoded by the coding sequence ATGATCCTGGACGACACAGACCGCCGCATCCTCGCCGTTCTGCAACGCGACACGTCCTTGCCGCTGGACGATATCGGCGCCGCCGTGAACCTGTCGCGCAACGCCGTCTGGCGGCGGATCAGGCTGCTGGAAGAATCCGGCGTGATCCGCGCCCGCGTCGCGCTGCTGGATGCCGAGAAACTGGGGCTGGGCCTGATCGTCTTCCTGATGGTGCGCACCAATGATCACCGGCCCGGCTGGCTGGCGCGCTTTGCCAAGGCGACCCGCGACATGCCCGAAATCCTGGGCGCCTACCGCATGACTGGCGATCTGGATTACCTGATCCGTGCCCGCGTTGCCGACGTCAAAGCCTATGACGCGCTCTATCAACAGCTTACGCGGCGGGTGGATCTGGCGGATGTTTCGGCGAGCTTTGTGATGGAAGAACTCAAAGACACCACCGCCCTGCCCCTGTGA
- the alaS gene encoding alanine--tRNA ligase, whose product MASLNDIRSTFLDYFRRQGHAVVDSSPLVPRNDPTLMFTNSGMVQFKNVFTGLEHRDYSRATTSQKCVRAGGKHNDLDNVGYTARHHTFFEMLGNFSFGDYFKSDAIPFAWELLTKDFGIDKSRLLVTVYHTDDEAANMWKKVAGLSDDRIIRIPTDDNFWRMGPTGPCGPCTEIFYDHGDHIWGGPPGSKDEDGDRFIEIWNLVFMQNEQLESGDLIDLPRQSIDTGMGLERIGALLQGKHDNYDTDLMRGLIEASANVTDGAPDGPGKTHHRVIADHLRSTSFLIADGVMPSNEGRGYVLRRIMRRAMRHAHMLGAQDPVMHKLVPALVRAMGGHYTELKQAEALITETLRLEETRFLTTLDRGLKLLDAELDKIADDSNLPGEAAFKLYDTYGFPLDLTQDALRERGRAVDVAGFEAAMGEQKAKARASWSGSGEAANLAIWFELADAHGGTEFLGYDTETAEGQVLALVAGDAAVKTATGEVSVVVNQTPFYGESGGQVGDTGWLRWDGGEAVVRDTRKMNGVFVHVAEVTQGTLRVGQPVKLEVDHTRRSAIRANHSATHLLHEALRRALGDHVAQRGSLNAPDRLRFDFSHGAALSAADVAGVEAEVNAFIRQNAPVDTRIMTPDDARALGAQALFGEKYGDEVRVVSMGRLLDSGKGSDGNTYSLELCGGTHVARTGDIGAFVLLGDSASSSGVRRIEALTGEAALSHLRAQDARLAEVAAVLKTSMADVVERVKALADERRALSNEVAQLKRDLAMGGTGGGGVEAVEVNGVKFIGQVLSGVSGKDLPAMVDAMKEKLGSGVVLLIADTGGKPAVCAGVTDDLTAQLSAVDVLKAAVAALGGKGGGGRPALAQGGGADMAGADAALKAAQAVIGG is encoded by the coding sequence ATGGCAAGCCTCAACGATATCCGCTCGACCTTCCTCGATTATTTCCGCCGCCAGGGTCATGCCGTGGTCGACAGCTCTCCGCTGGTGCCGCGCAATGATCCGACGTTGATGTTCACCAACTCGGGCATGGTCCAGTTCAAGAACGTCTTTACCGGGCTGGAGCACCGCGATTATTCGCGCGCCACGACCTCGCAGAAATGCGTGCGCGCGGGCGGCAAGCACAATGACCTCGACAACGTGGGCTACACGGCGCGCCACCACACGTTCTTTGAGATGCTGGGCAACTTCAGCTTTGGCGACTACTTCAAGTCCGATGCGATTCCCTTTGCATGGGAACTGCTGACCAAGGATTTCGGCATCGACAAGAGCCGGTTGCTGGTCACGGTCTACCATACCGACGACGAAGCGGCGAACATGTGGAAAAAGGTTGCCGGTCTGTCCGACGACCGCATCATCCGCATTCCCACCGATGACAACTTCTGGCGCATGGGGCCGACCGGTCCCTGCGGTCCGTGCACCGAGATCTTCTATGACCACGGCGACCACATCTGGGGCGGCCCTCCGGGCTCCAAGGATGAGGATGGCGACCGGTTCATCGAGATCTGGAACCTTGTGTTCATGCAGAACGAGCAGCTGGAAAGCGGCGATCTGATCGACCTGCCGCGTCAGTCGATCGACACCGGCATGGGGCTGGAGCGGATCGGCGCGCTGCTGCAAGGCAAGCACGACAACTACGACACCGACCTGATGCGCGGTCTGATCGAGGCCTCGGCCAATGTCACCGACGGCGCGCCGGACGGGCCGGGCAAGACCCACCACCGGGTGATTGCCGACCATTTGCGTTCGACCTCGTTCCTGATTGCCGATGGCGTGATGCCCTCGAATGAGGGGCGCGGCTACGTGCTGCGCCGGATCATGCGCCGCGCCATGCGCCACGCGCATATGCTGGGCGCGCAGGACCCGGTGATGCACAAGCTGGTGCCGGCGCTGGTGCGCGCGATGGGCGGGCATTATACCGAACTGAAACAGGCCGAGGCGCTGATCACCGAGACGCTGCGGCTGGAAGAGACCCGCTTCCTGACCACGCTGGACCGCGGGCTGAAGCTGCTGGATGCCGAGCTGGACAAGATTGCCGACGACAGCAACCTGCCGGGCGAAGCGGCGTTCAAGCTCTATGACACCTATGGCTTCCCGCTCGATCTGACGCAGGACGCGCTGCGCGAGCGCGGGCGTGCGGTGGATGTCGCGGGCTTCGAGGCCGCGATGGGCGAGCAAAAAGCCAAGGCGCGCGCCAGCTGGTCGGGTTCGGGTGAGGCCGCCAATCTGGCGATCTGGTTCGAGCTGGCCGATGCCCATGGCGGCACCGAGTTCCTGGGCTATGACACTGAGACCGCCGAAGGGCAGGTGCTGGCGCTGGTTGCGGGCGATGCGGCGGTCAAGACGGCGACGGGCGAGGTTTCGGTCGTGGTCAACCAGACGCCGTTCTATGGCGAATCCGGCGGTCAGGTCGGCGATACCGGCTGGCTGCGCTGGGACGGCGGCGAGGCCGTGGTGCGCGACACCCGCAAGATGAACGGCGTCTTCGTGCATGTGGCCGAGGTCACGCAAGGCACGCTGCGCGTCGGCCAGCCGGTCAAGCTGGAGGTGGATCATACCCGCCGCAGCGCGATCCGCGCCAACCACTCGGCGACGCACCTGCTGCACGAGGCCCTGCGCCGCGCTCTGGGCGACCATGTCGCGCAGCGCGGCTCGCTGAATGCGCCCGACCGGCTGCGGTTCGACTTCAGCCATGGCGCGGCGCTGAGTGCTGCGGATGTGGCGGGGGTTGAGGCCGAGGTGAACGCCTTCATCCGCCAGAACGCGCCGGTGGACACGCGGATCATGACGCCCGACGACGCGCGCGCTCTGGGGGCGCAGGCGCTGTTTGGCGAGAAATACGGCGACGAAGTGCGCGTGGTGTCGATGGGCCGTCTGCTGGATTCGGGCAAAGGGTCTGACGGCAACACCTATTCGCTGGAACTCTGCGGCGGCACGCATGTGGCGCGCACCGGCGATATCGGCGCGTTTGTGCTCTTGGGCGACAGCGCATCGTCTTCGGGCGTGCGCCGGATCGAGGCGCTGACCGGCGAGGCGGCGCTCAGCCATCTGCGCGCGCAGGACGCCCGGCTGGCCGAGGTGGCGGCAGTGCTGAAAACCTCGATGGCCGATGTGGTCGAGCGGGTGAAAGCGCTGGCGGATGAGCGCCGGGCCCTGTCCAACGAGGTCGCGCAATTGAAACGCGATCTGGCGATGGGTGGCACGGGCGGCGGCGGGGTCGAGGCCGTGGAGGTCAACGGCGTCAAGTTCATCGGTCAGGTGCTGAGCGGGGTTTCGGGCAAGGATCTGCCCGCGATGGTCGACGCGATGAAGGAAAAGCTGGGCTCGGGCGTGGTGCTGCTGATCGCGGATACCGGCGGCAAACCGGCGGTTTGCGCCGGCGTAACCGACGATCTGACGGCGCAGTTGTCGGCGGTCGATGTGCTCAAGGCCGCGGTCGCGGCACTGGGCGGCAAGGGCGGCGGCGGCCGCCCGGCGCTGGCGCAAGGCGGCGGTGCGGATATGGCCGGGGCGGACGCAGCCCTCAAAGCGGCGCAAGCCGTCATCGGAGGATAA
- a CDS encoding DUF6356 family protein, with translation MIQRLFLDHPAAVDESYLEHARFASGFSGWLILAGLAAAVHAVLPFACQATASRIIRRLHARIENRGH, from the coding sequence ATGATCCAGCGCCTGTTCCTTGATCACCCTGCCGCCGTCGACGAGAGCTATCTCGAGCACGCCCGCTTCGCGAGCGGCTTCAGTGGCTGGCTGATACTGGCGGGGCTGGCGGCGGCAGTTCATGCCGTGCTACCCTTTGCCTGTCAGGCGACGGCGAGCCGTATCATCCGCCGTCTGCATGCACGGATCGAGAACCGGGGTCACTGA
- a CDS encoding class II glutamine amidotransferase, whose protein sequence is MCRWAAYVGTPIFLEDIVSRPGHSLIQQSQHATQGSTAINADGFGIAWYGERPEPGLYRDTYPAWSDPNLRSITAQVRSPLFLAHVRASTGTATSRNNCHPFTVGRWSFMHNGQIGGYDSFRRDADMMIPEALYPHRKGASDSEALFLIALAEGLDRDPQGALERAAARMMALSRAKGGAPHLRMTCAFSDGETLYAARYASDDAAPSLWHRWSDSRGGRAVVSEPLEADECGWEVIPQASFCLFKGEAVEIRPFSPCPLVQAA, encoded by the coding sequence ATGTGCCGTTGGGCTGCCTATGTCGGAACGCCGATTTTTCTGGAAGACATCGTCAGCCGGCCCGGCCATTCGCTGATCCAGCAGAGCCAGCACGCCACGCAAGGCTCGACGGCGATCAACGCTGACGGGTTCGGCATCGCGTGGTATGGCGAGCGGCCTGAGCCGGGGCTTTACCGCGACACCTATCCGGCCTGGTCCGACCCCAATCTGCGCTCGATCACGGCACAGGTCCGCTCGCCCCTGTTTCTGGCGCATGTGCGCGCCTCGACCGGCACCGCGACCAGCCGCAACAATTGCCACCCGTTCACCGTCGGCCGCTGGAGCTTCATGCACAATGGACAGATCGGCGGCTATGACAGCTTTCGCCGCGACGCCGACATGATGATCCCTGAAGCGCTGTATCCCCACCGCAAGGGGGCCAGCGACAGTGAGGCGCTGTTCCTGATCGCGCTGGCCGAGGGGTTGGACCGCGATCCGCAAGGTGCCTTGGAGCGGGCTGCGGCGCGGATGATGGCGCTGAGCCGGGCCAAGGGCGGCGCGCCGCATCTGCGCATGACCTGCGCGTTCAGCGATGGCGAGACGCTCTATGCCGCGCGCTATGCGTCTGACGATGCTGCGCCCAGCCTGTGGCACCGCTGGTCGGACAGCCGGGGCGGGCGGGCCGTGGTGTCCGAGCCGCTGGAAGCCGACGAATGCGGCTGGGAAGTGATCCCGCAGGCCTCGTTCTGCCTGTTCAAAGGCGAGGCGGTCGAGATCCGGCCGTTTTCGCCCTGTCCACTGGTGCAGGCGGCTTGA